The stretch of DNA GGGTGGATTTGAACCACCGACCTTTGGGTTATGAGGGCATTGAAGGTCGCGATTCAGGCCGTCCCCCGCCAACAAGAACCAATGAAATGGGAATAAAATATATAAATCCCTAAGTTAAGTAGTTTCCCAGATGCCTAGGGAGCAAAGTCATAGCGATTACAGAAGATGGTTTCCACCGTAACCGCACTGCTCTAAAAGAGTTGTGGCGCGCTTGAGCAGTTATATCTTGACTAGTCCCCTTGTAGCCCACGATCCCTACTTCACCAGTCGAGTGGTTCAATTTTCCTCGAACGCCGTTTATCGAGAATAAGGGACGCAGAGAACCAGGATGGAATTGTTTGGGCTCGAATCCCACCCTCTCCGCCATTTAAGTCAGGTGGATTCCCTTTTTTGGGAGAATCGATCGTAATAATCGCTGTGGCCGGGAATTCTGACGGTTTGCTTGCAAAACGGACTTTGGAGAATCGCCCGTATGGTTCAGAGGAATCGCTTGACTAATAAGGCCTTAGGGCGTATAAGCGAACCACGGGAATGAATTGCTTGAGGGCTATCCACTCCCGAGGGGGGGCGCCTATGCCGGGAGCGGCCAAGTTGCGGACCATTGCTAAATTGCGGACCATGGGGCAGCCGGGATATGCTTCTCCATTCAAATTCGCATCACGCGCTGCTGGACTTTTGTTGTTGTGGTTCCTTGCCTGGATACAACCAGCCGTAGCCCAATCCGCCGCTCCCGCAACCTCGCCACAGGCGCTGGTCGGGCGATATTGTGTTACCTGCCATAATGACAAGCTGCTCCGCGGTGAATTGTCGCTCGATCATATTAGCTTTGACTCGCTTGCCGATAACGCGGCGGTTTGGGAAAAGGTAGTCCGAAAGCTGCGTGCCGGAGCGATGCCTCCAGCCGGAGCGCCGCGGCCCGAAAAGGCAGCAGTTGCTTCTCTGATTAGTCATCTTGAAACGGAGTTAGACAAACAGGCTATAGTCCAACCAAACCCAGGCCGCACCACGGTTCATCGGCTAGGTCGCGTCGAATACACCAATGCCATCCGCGATTTGCTGAACGTGGAGATTGATGGCGAATCCATCCTGCCGGCCGACGACTCCGGTCGCGGCTTCGACAATCTGGCTGACCTGCTGACGCTCTCGCCGCTGCTGATGGAGCGCTACATGTCTGCCGCGGAAAAGATCAGCAGCATGGCATTGGGCGATCCCGCCATTCGCCCAGCGGCCGAAGCCTATGAAGTCCCGGAAATGCTGGTGCAGGACGAGCGCGTCAGCGACGAACTTCCCTTCGGATCGCGCGGCGGACTTGCCGTGCGCCACAACTTTCCTCTGGATGGCGAGTACGTTATTCAAGTGCGCCTGCGGCGCAATCAGGACGGCTACATCCGCGGCCTGCTGACCGGCCCGCACCAGCTTGACGTGCGTCTGGACGGCGCTCGCGTGCGCCTGTTCACTGTGGGCGGCGCGCGCAACAAGGGCAAATCCGGTTCGCTCTACACGCGCAACGGCCCCACGCATCGCGGCGACATCGAGCTGGTGGACTACGAACTCTCCGCGGACGCCGAGCTCGAAGCGCGCTTCTCCACCAAGGCGGGAACACGCGTCCTCGGCGCGGCGTTCCTGGAAGACGCCTCCGAGGCGGAAGGCGTGTTGACGCCCCGCGAGATGTACTCTGATCTCAGCGAGTACAAGGGCGGCGACCCGGACTATCGCGGCGGCGACATTGCGGTCGAGGGCATCACCGTGCAGGGCCCATACAACGCGGCGGGCATCGGCGAAACGCCCAGCCGCAGCCGCATCCTGACTTGCCGTCCAGCGCAGGCAGCAGAAGCAGAGCCTTGCGCCCGCAAGATTCTGACGACTCTCTCTCGCCGCGCGTATCGCCGTCCGGTAAACGACCAGGATGTAGAGACTCTGGTCGGCTTTTACCGCTCCGGCAGCCAAAGCGGCGGATTCGAGGCTGGCATCCGCATGGCTATTCGTCGCATGTTGGTCTCGCCAAACTTCCTGTTCCGCATCGAGCGCGATCCGGACAACGTCCCGCTGGACACTCCGTATCGCCTCCAGGAGATGGAACTGGC from Acidobacteriota bacterium encodes:
- a CDS encoding DUF1592 domain-containing protein is translated as MNCLRAIHSRGGAPMPGAAKLRTIAKLRTMGQPGYASPFKFASRAAGLLLLWFLAWIQPAVAQSAAPATSPQALVGRYCVTCHNDKLLRGELSLDHISFDSLADNAAVWEKVVRKLRAGAMPPAGAPRPEKAAVASLISHLETELDKQAIVQPNPGRTTVHRLGRVEYTNAIRDLLNVEIDGESILPADDSGRGFDNLADLLTLSPLLMERYMSAAEKISSMALGDPAIRPAAEAYEVPEMLVQDERVSDELPFGSRGGLAVRHNFPLDGEYVIQVRLRRNQDGYIRGLLTGPHQLDVRLDGARVRLFTVGGARNKGKSGSLYTRNGPTHRGDIELVDYELSADAELEARFSTKAGTRVLGAAFLEDASEAEGVLTPREMYSDLSEYKGGDPDYRGGDIAVEGITVQGPYNAAGIGETPSRSRILTCRPAQAAEAEPCARKILTTLSRRAYRRPVNDQDVETLVGFYRSGSQSGGFEAGIRMAIRRMLVSPNFLFRIERDPDNVPLDTPYRLQEMELASRLSFFLWSSIPDDELLETAEKGKLKDAAILEQQVKRMLADPRAKALVSNFASQWLYLRNLRSASPDPREYPDFDENLRSAFQKETELLIESTIQDDSSVLDLLTADYTFLNERLARHYGIPNIYGSHFRRVSLSDSSRMGLLGQGSVLTVTSHGNRTSPVLRGKWVLENLLGTPPPPPPPNVPALDDKSKEARTQTMRQKMELHRANAVCASCHARMDPIGFSLENFDAVGKWRATDSNQPIDVSGALPDGSAFQGSVGLRKVLLDHSDLYVSTLTEKLLTYSLGRDIQHYDQPAVRRILREAAAANHRWSALVLGIVKSVPFQMRRTRPS